One window of Trifolium pratense cultivar HEN17-A07 linkage group LG5, ARS_RC_1.1, whole genome shotgun sequence genomic DNA carries:
- the LOC123884587 gene encoding probable transcription factor At4g00390: MAPRKRLLINNPPSVTTTTSESSDDDKNDYIQLPCSSKKQPVVVEGEEEIGDEDSSSEEEEEDSSSEELQHSQPAASQNPPPSTPNSNPNPKPVASAESGPKPTTPHDTKLRQHASKPIKAQPQAQSSAQAQTTPKSGNKRANDDNNANGNAAKRSKGKETVSAAAGGRIFSEGDELAILRGVADFLSKTGKDPSKNIDSFHDFVKNSLGATVTNQQIKRKIRGLREKYESGDNFIKPHDKKALELFKKIKWGNNGGNVAGEENGKAVDVKSPKKDVNVKVKHVGSSSKNVGSGVDNNFILNEIFRSRDAKGLPLNKDDGKRLNKDDGEKRLEMIGESRRAEMVHQWRQLHVAELEVFVNRAQLVKDHTSYLLEELTKSTH; encoded by the coding sequence ATGGCTCCCAGAAAACGTCTCCTCATCAACAATCCACCCAGCGTTACCACCACCACCTCTGAGTCTTCCGACGACGACAAAAATGATTATATCCAGCTTCCTTGTTCATCCAAGAAACAACCGGTAGTCGTcgaaggagaagaagaaataGGAGATGAAGATTCATCAtccgaagaagaagaagaagattctTCATCTGAAGAACTTCAACATTCTCAACCTGCTGCTTCCCAAAATCCTCCACCTTCTACGCCAAAttcaaaccctaaccctaaacctgTTGCTTCTGCTGAATCCGGACCGAAACCCACTACACCTCATGATACCAAACTCAGACAACACGCTTCCAAGCCCATCAAAGCCCAACCACAGGCCCAATCATCAGCCCAAGCCCAAACCACTCCTAAATCTGGGAACAAACGTGCTAACGACGACAACAACGCCAATGGAAATGCTGCAAAACGTTCCAAAGGCAAAGAAACTGTTTCTGCCGCTGCTGGTGGTAGAATCTTCAGTGAAGGCGATGAACTCGCTATTCTGAGAGGAGTTGCTGACTTCCTTTCCAAAACTGGAAAGGATCCTTCGAAGAATATAGATTCTTTTCATGATTTTGTGAAGAACTCGCTTGGTGCTACGGTGACTAATCAGCAAATTAAGCGAAAAATTCGTGGCCTGAGGGAGAAGTATGAATCGGGTGATAATTTCATTAAACCCCATGACAAGAAAGCTTTAGAACTCTTCAAAAAGATTAAATGGGGAAACAATGGTGGGAATGTTGCTGGAGAAGAAAATGGAAAAGCTGTTGATGTGAAAAGTCCAAAGAAAGATGTTAATGTTAAAGTTAAGCATGTTGGTTCTTCTTCTAAAAATGTGGGAAGTGGTGTtgataataatttcattttgaatgaaatttttCGTTCCAGGGATGCTAAGGGTTTGCCTTTGAACAAGGATGATGGAAAGCGATTGAACAAGGATGATGGAGAAAAAAGGTTAGAAATGATTGGTGAAAGCAGGAGGGCTGAAATGGTGCACCAATGGAGGCAGCTTCATGTCGCGGAATTGGAGGTTTTTGTGAATCGGGCGCAGTTAGTGAAAGATCATACTAGCTATTTATTGGAGGAACTCACTAAATCAACCCATTAG
- the LOC123885957 gene encoding LOW QUALITY PROTEIN: ATP-dependent DNA helicase PIF1-like (The sequence of the model RefSeq protein was modified relative to this genomic sequence to represent the inferred CDS: substituted 2 bases at 2 genomic stop codons), whose amino-acid sequence MFSSATNNVVGLNLTRRLLKDLNELLEIHGKSTEDYDLPSLPTDATEENTIPSVIQEVLYIQAVSKLNNDQMNAFKTIMEVIERKQSQVFFIDGPGGTGKTFLYRTLMATLRSRGQIVLATASSGIAATLLPGGRTAHSRFKLPFEATPGSYCDIRKQTHLANLLRVAAAIIWDEAPMTNRYCLEALDKSLKDVLNSNAPFGGKVMIMGGDFRQILPVIPKGTKAQTISACIIKSQLWAHTKVLRLRQNMRSMHDHEFASFLMRIGDGVEPTKPDDMVKIPPQIAIPWEGEHSIQVLIDHIFPXLELHGXDASYMTQRAILTPKNDDVQKLNDILINQFPGEEHNLLSFDEVEGDTHHLYQQEFLNSITQGGLPPHILKLKKGAPLMLLRNLDPRYGLCNGTRLLCRGLFMNMLDVEILTGSNARKRAFFRKQFPVRLSFAITINKSQGQTIPNVGIYLPSHVFSHGQLYVALSRGVSQNSTKLLIRDGKLQGEDGEFTKNVVFKNILLSQHRQHTLPRDLPTLS is encoded by the exons ATGTTTTCTTCAGCTACTAACAATGTCGTGGGGTTAAACTTAACTCGTAGGttgttgaaagatttgaatGAGCTCTTAGAAATACACGGTAAAAGCACTGAAGATTATGATCTTCCGTCTTTACCTACAGATGCAACAGAAGAAAATACAATACCAAGTGTTATACAAGAAGTGTTATACATTCAAGctgtttcaaaattaaataacgACCAAATGAATGCTTTCAAAACCATTATGGAAGTCATCGAACGCAAACAAAGTCAGGTATTTTTTATTGATGGTCCAGGTGGAACAGGTAAAACATTCCTTTATCGAACATTGATGGCAACTTTGAGAAGTAGAGGACAAATTGTCCTAGCGACTGCATCTTCTGGTATAGCTGCAACATTATTACCTGGTGGTCGAACCGCACACTCCAGATTTAAGCTACCTTTTGAAGCAACGCCAGGTTCCTATTGCGATATACGCAAACAAACCCATCTTGCAAATCTCTTAAGAGTGGCAGCTGCAATCATTTGGGATGAAGCTCCAATGACAAACCGATATTGCTTAGAAGCCTTAGACAAATCATTGAAGGATGTATTAAACAGCAATGCTCCATTTGGTGGAAAAGTTATGATCATGGGTGGAGACTTTCGCCAAATTCTTCCTGTTATACCTAAAGGTACTAAGGCACAAACGATTTCTGCATGTATCATCAAGTCTCAATTATGGGCTCATACCAAGGTTCTACGTTTGCGTCAGAATATGCGATCGATGCATGATCATGAGTTTGCATCATTTCTTATGCGTATTGGTGATGGAGTTGAACCTACCAAACCTGATGATATGGTGAAGATACCTCCCCAAATTGCAATACCATGGGAAGGAGAACATTCTATACAAGTTCTTATCGACCATATTTTCCCCTAATTAGAATTGCATGGTTGAGATGCATCGTATATGACACAAAGAGCCATACTTACACCTAAAAATGATGACGTCcaaaaattaaatgatataCTTATCAACCAGTTTCCAGGAGAGGAACATAATTTGTTGTCATTCGACGAGGTTGAAGGGGACACCCACCACTTATATCAACAGGAATTCTTAAACTCCATTACTCAAGGTGGTTTACCTCcgcatattttaaaattaaaaaaaggtgCACCACTTATGTTGCTGCGGAATCTTGACCctagatatggcctgtgtaacGGGACACGGTTATTATGTCGTGGTTTGTTTATGAACATGTTGGATGTCGAGATTCTAACAGGAAGTAATGCTCGAAAAAGAGCTTTTTT CAGAAAACAGTTTCCTGTGAGACTAAGTTTTGCAATAACCATAAATAAGTCACAAGGACAAACCATTCCAAATGTCGGAATCTATCTTCCGAGCCATGTTTTCAGTCATGGCCAGCTATATGTGGCTTTATCTAGAGGTGTTTCACAAAATTCAACAAAGCTACTCATCAGAGATGGCAAACTACAAGGTGAAGATGGAGAGTTTAcaaaaaatgtagtttttaAAAACATTCTTTTATCACAACACag ACAACATACGTTACCGCGAGATCTTCCAACTTTGTCATGA
- the LOC123883388 gene encoding 5-methyltetrahydropteroyltriglutamate--homocysteine methyltransferase 1-like: protein MTINSPTFTPFLSRHSHFPSFTHHKIERTILSLKIKKMASHIVGYPRMGPKRELKFALESFWDQKSSAEDLEKVAADLRASIWKQMADVGIKYIPSNTFAYYDHVLNTTAMLGAVPPRYGWTGGEIGFDTYFSMGRGNATVPAMEMTKWFDTNYHFIVPELGPDVNFTYSSHKAVNEYKEAKALGVDTVPVLVGPVTYLLLSKPANGVPPTFDLLTLLPKVLAVYKEVVADLKAAGASWIQFDEPTLVLDLEPQKLQAFTTAYSELASSLSGLNVLVETYFADVPAEAYKTLTGLAGVTAYGFDLVRGTKTLDLIKGGFPSGKYLFAGVVDGRNIWANDLTASLATLNGLEATVGKDKLVVSTSCSLLHTAVDLVNETKLDNEIKSWLAFAAQKVVEVNALAKALAGQKDEAFFSSNSAALASRKTSPRVTNEGVQKAAAALKGSDHRRATNVSARLDAQQKKLNLPVLPTTTIGSFPQTPELRRVRREYKATKISEEEYVNSIKKEIREVVELQEKLDIDVLVHGEPERNDMVEYFGEQLSGFAFTVNGWVQSYGSRCVKPPIIYGDVSRPKPMTVFWSSTAQSMTKRPMKGMLTGPVTILNWSFVRNDQPRSETCYQIALAIKDEVEDLEKAGITVIQIDEAALREGLPLRKSGQAHYLEWAVHSFRITNVGVQDTTQIHTHMCYSHFNDIIHSIIDMDADVITIENSRSDEKLLRVFRDGVKYGAGIGPGVYDIHSPRIPPTEEIADRINKMLAVLEKNILWVNPDCGLKTRKYTEVNPALTNMVEATKQIRNQLASGK, encoded by the exons ATGACTATAAATAGTCCGACTTTCACTCCATTTCTCTCGCGCCATTCTCACTTTCCTTCTTTCACTCATCACAAAATAGAAAGAACTATTCTCTCTCTCAAAATTAAG AAAATGGCATCACATATTGTTGGATATCCTCGCATGGGCCCCAAGAGAGAGCTCAAGTTCGCCCTCGAGTCATTTTGGGATCAGAAGAGCAGCGCCGAAGATTTGGAGAAGGTGGCTGCTGATCTCAGAGCATCTATCTGGAAACAGATGGCTGATGTCGGGATCAAGTATATCCCCAGCAACACTTTTGCATACTATGATCATGTACTCAATACCACCGCCATGCTCGGTGCTGTTCCACCAAGATACGGATGGACTGGCGGTGAGATTGGATTTGATACCTATTTCTCCATGGGCAGAGGTAATGCAACTGTGCCTGCAATGGAGATGACCAAGTGGTTCGACACCAACTA CCACTTCATTGTCCCCGAATTGGGACCTGATGTGAACTTCACTTATTCTTCTCACAAGGCAGTGAATGAATACAAGGAAGCCAAGGCG cTTGGAGTAGATACAGTTCCAGTCCTCGTTGGCCCAGTAACATACTTGTTGCTATCCAAGCCGGCCAACGGTGTTCCACCAACCTTTGATCTTCTTACTCTCCTCCCTAAAGTTCTTGCTGTCTACAA GGAAGTTGTTGCTGATCTTAAGGCAGCTGGTGCTTCATGGATTCAATTTGATGAACCTACACTTGTCTTAGACCTTGAACCACAAAAGTTGCAAGCATTTACTACAGCATACTCAGAACTTGCTTCCTCTTTATCTGGTTTAAATGTTCTTGTTGAGACTTACTTTGCTGACGTTCCTGCTGAGGCATACAAGACCCTCACAGGTTTGGCTGGTGTCACCGCATACGGTTTTGATTTAGTCCGTGGCACTAAGACTCTTGATTTGATCAAGGGTGGATTTCCTAGTGGAAAATACTTGTTCGCGGGAGTTGTTGATGGAAGGAACATTTGGGCCAATGATCTTACTGCTTCTTTGGCTACATTAAATGGGTTAGAGGCAACTGTGGGAAAAG ATAAACTTGTTGTGTCAACCTCTTGTTCACTTCTCCACACTGCTGTTGATCTTGTTAATGAGACCAAGTTGGATAATGAGATTAAATCATGGCTAGCTTTTGCTGCCCAAAAAGTTGTTGAAGTAAATGCATTGGCCAAGGCATTGGCTGGTCAAAAGGATGAG GCCTTCTTCTCTTCTAATTCTGCAGCTCTGGCTTCAAGAAAGACCTCTCCAAGAGTGACTAATGAGGGTGTTCAGAAGGCT GCTGCTGCATTGAAGGGTTCTGACCATCGCCGTGCCACAAATGTCAGTGCCAGACTGGACGCACAACAAAAGAAGCTCAACCTTCCTGTCCTTCCAACCACTACCATTGGATCCTTCCCTCAGACCCCCGAATTGAGGAGGGTTAGACGTGAATACAAGGCTACCAA GATCTCAGAGGAAGAGTATGTTAATTCCATTAAAAAGGAAATTCGTGAAGTCGTTGAACTCCAAGAAAAGCTTGATATTGATGTCCTCGTACATGGAGAGCCTGAG AGAAATGATATGGTTGAGTACTTTGGTGAGCAGTTATCAGGCTTTGCCTTCACTGTTAATGGATGGGTGCAATCTTATGGATCTCGCTGTGTGAAGCCACCAATCATCTACGGTGATGTGAGCCGTCCAAAACCAATGACTGTCTTCTGGTCATCTACTGCTCAGAGCATGACCAAACGCCCAATGAAGGGAATGCTTACCGGCCCTGTCACCATTCTTAACTGGTCCTTTGTTCGAAATGACCAACCTAG GTCTGAGACTTGCTATCAGATTGCTTTGGCTATCAAGGATGAAGTAGAAGACCTTGAAAAAGCCGGTATTACTGTTATCCAAATTGACGAGGCTGCTTTGAGAGAAGGTTTACCATTAAGGAAATCAGGACAAGCTCACTACTTGGAATGGGCTGTCCATTCCTTCAGGATCACCAATGTTGGTGTGCAGGATACTACTCAG ATCCACACCCACATGTGTTACTCTCACTTCAATGATATCATCCACTCAATCATTGATATGGATGCTGATGTGATCACCATTGAGAATTCTCGTTCTGATGAAAAGCTCCTAAGGGTGTTCCGTGATGGAGTTAAGTATGGAGCTGGAATTGGCCCTGGAGTTTACGACATTCACTCCCCAAGAATACCACCAACTGAAGAAATCGCTGATAGGATCAACAAAATGCTTGCAGTGCTTGAGAAAAACATCTTATGGGTCAATCCTGATTGTGGTCTCAAAACTCGCAAGTACACCGAGGTGAATCCGGCACTCACAAACATGGTTGAGGCCACAAAACAAATCCGCAACCAGCTTGCAAGTGGCAAGTAA